Genomic window (Asticcacaulis excentricus CB 48):
CCATCAGCAGGAACAGAGTCTTCTGGACAAAGCCCGCATCGAGCCTGTTACGCGCAAAAAACATGGGACGCCCCCTCACACTCAAAACCATCCTGATCTAGCGGCTACGCAGATAAGGAAACAATTATTCGGCTCTCTTGCGCTTCACTGTGCGCTCGACCAGATCGGCCAGAAGCTGGGCAGCGTCGGGCCGCGCCACCGATTTGGCGGCGGCAGCGCGTGTTTCAAGCCCCGCCGCCCCTTCTTCGATCAGGGCGCGAATGGCTTCGCTCAGGCTTTCTACCGTCACATCGTCTTCACGCAGCACCACAGCGGCACCGGCCTCTTTGAGCACGGCGGCGTTGTGCGTCTGGTGATCATCCGCGGCGATTTTCAGCGGGATGAGGATAGACGGCTTGCCCGCCACGGCCAGTTCGCAGCAGGTCGAAGCGCCCGACCGACCAATAACGATATGGGCGCGGCCCAGCCGCTCCGCCATATTGTCAAAGAAGGGCGCGACCTCGGCCTCGATCTCGGCCTCGGCATAGGTTTTACGCGCAAAGTCGATCTGCTCAGCGCGCGTCTGTTGTTCGACGCGCAGATTGATGCGCAGCGACACCGGCAAAAGTGCCAGCGCCTGCGGCACCGTCTCCGACAAAATCTTTGCCCCTTGGGACCCACCGGTGATCAGCAGGCGAATCTCCTTGTCGATGGGCGGATAGGGCTGCTCATAAAGCGCGCGGATGTCCGGGCGCACCGGATTGCCGACCACCTGCACCTGCCCTTCCAGCACAGCCGGGGCCATTTTCAGCACCGGAAAGGCGCAGGCCACCGCATCGACCCTGGCGCACAATTGACGGTTGGAACGCCCCAGCACCGAATTCTGTTCGTGCAGCAAGGTCACGTCCTTGCGCGACAAAGCCGCCATCAGGGCCGGATAGGAGGGATAGCCGCCAAAGCCGATCACCGCCCAGGGCTTAAGGCGCTTGAACGCCTTGCGCGCCTGCTGCGTGCCGGTAAAGATTTTCAGCGCCGCTTTGGCCATGCCGATGACATCGCCGCGTTTGAAGGTCGCGGCC
Coding sequences:
- the murG gene encoding undecaprenyldiphospho-muramoylpentapeptide beta-N-acetylglucosaminyltransferase yields the protein MARKKKPKPLSEIPLAVVAAGGTGGHMFPAEALARELIARGWQVVLASDARGAAYAEKFPAIERLSLEAATFKRGDVIGMAKAALKIFTGTQQARKAFKRLKPWAVIGFGGYPSYPALMAALSRKDVTLLHEQNSVLGRSNRQLCARVDAVACAFPVLKMAPAVLEGQVQVVGNPVRPDIRALYEQPYPPIDKEIRLLITGGSQGAKILSETVPQALALLPVSLRINLRVEQQTRAEQIDFARKTYAEAEIEAEVAPFFDNMAERLGRAHIVIGRSGASTCCELAVAGKPSILIPLKIAADDHQTHNAAVLKEAGAAVVLREDDVTVESLSEAIRALIEEGAAGLETRAAAAKSVARPDAAQLLADLVERTVKRKRAE